The stretch of DNA CGTCACCGGCGGGCTCTCCACCGGCACCGTCCACGTCTGGTCCACCGACCTCGGCTCGGCCGACCCGAACTCCTGGTTCGTCCACTCCCAGGACCTCACCCCCAGCGGTGGCCGCTACTCGCTCACCCTCCAGCCCGGCCGGGTCTACACCGTGACCACCACCACCGGCCAGGGCAAGGGCAGCGCCACTCCCCCGGCTCCCGCCGCGCTCCAACTCCCTTACGCCGACAACTTCGAGACCTCCGCCACCACCACCTCGCCGAAGTACTTCACCGACATGAACGGCGCCTTCCAGACCGTGGCCTGCGGCGGCGGCCGGGCCGGCACCTGCCTGCGCCAGATGGCCACCACCACCCCGATCCGCTGGACGGACGAGCACTACGCGGCGCCGTACACCTTCATGGGCGACGCCGGCTGGTCCAACTACACCGTCACCGCCGACGCGCTCTTCGAGCAGTCGAGCAGCGTCGAGCTCCTCGGCCGGGTCAACCAGCAGGGCCGCAACGACAACGGGCTCAACGCCTACCACCTGCGGGTCTCCGACACCGGCAGCTGGTCCATCGACAAGAGCGACACCAGCTGGAACTTCACCACCCTCGCCTCGGGCACCACCAAGGCTCTGGGCACCGGTAGTTGGCACTCCATCAGCCTGCGGATGCAGGACAGCACCCTCACCGCGACCGTCGACGGCACCACCCTGGGCAGCGCCACCGACGCCGCCTTCACCAACGGCCAGGCGGGCCTGGGCGTGACCGACTACCACACCGACCAGTTCGACAACTTCGCCCTCACCCCCGGCACCGCCACCACCCACACCGGCCCGGTCACCTCCGCGCTGCCCGGCAAGTGCCTCGACGACAACGGCAATTCGGCCGCCGACGGCACCGCCGTCCAGCTGTGGGACTGCACCGGCGGCGCCGCCCAGACCTGGACCTGGTCCAACGGCACCCTCACCCACGCCGGCAAGTGCCTGGACGTGACCGGCCAGGGCACCACCAACGGCACCCTGGTCGAGCTCTGGACCTGCAACGGCGGCGCCAACCAGCAGTGGACCCTCCAGTCGGACGGCAGCCTGAAGGGCGTCCAGTCCGGCCGCTGCCTCGACGACCCGGCCGCCGCCACCACCAACGGCACCCGTCAGGAGATCTGGGACTGCAACGGCGGTGCCAACCAGCACTGGCGGATTCCGTAGGTTCCCACGAACCACCCGTCCTTGACCGGCGTCTGACAAGGCGTGCCATCATCGGCGCGCAGACGGATCCGCGCACAGGCGCGGTCAAGGACGGGGGATCGGTCATGAGCGAGCACGAGACGACCCGGGCGCTGGACGAACGCGCCCACCAGCAGGCGGAGCAGGCCTCGGCCCGCGCCGCGCTCGGCACCCACCGCGCCGCGTACGCCTCGATGGCGGCGGCGCAGCGCGGCAACGCTCGCGGGATCGGCATCGCGGCGGTGGTCCTGGGGCTGCTGACCCTGTGGGCCGTGCTGGGCGGGTACCCGGTGCTGGCCGCGGTCCCCGGGCTGCCATTCCTGATGTGCCTGCTCGGGCTGGCCAGCAGCAGGAGCAGCGCCGACCGCAACCAGGGCGCCCGGCTGGACCTCTTCGAGCGCGGGCTCACCGTCGCGACTCCGGACCGCAGCTGGGCCGTCCGGTACGCCGAGGCGACCGTGCTCCAGCACCTGGTGCGGCACACCCAGTACGGGCGGACCCTGCGCACCACCTACGCGTACCTCCTCACCGACACCGAGGGCCGGAGCGTGGTGCTGCGCGACGGCTTCGGCGGCCGGATGGACGCCCTCGCGCTGGCCACCATGCCCAAGCCCGAACTGGCCCGGGACTTCGCCGGTGCCCCCGAGTGGGGCCCGGCCATCCAGCGCGCCGTCACCGAGGCGCGGCTGCCCGAGGCGCTCGACCGGGTGCGGGCCGGCGAGAAGGTGCAGTTCGGCCCGCTCTGGCTCACCCGGAGCGAGATCGGCGCCCGGGAGAAGGCCGTGCCGTGGACCGAGGTCGAGGACGTGCAGGTCAAGGACGGTGTGGTGAGCATCCGGGTGGCGGGCAGGTGGAGCAGCCTGGCCACCGCCACCGTCAGCACCATCCCGAACTTCTTCGTCTTCCAGGAGCTGGCCGCCCGGCTGCTCGCCGCCTGAGCCCGAAGCCGCGTGTTTCGCGCCGAGATGCTTGACAGGCTCAACCTTCCAGGTCTACCGTCGGCCGCAATTGCTTCATGAGCTGAACAGTCCTGGAGAATGACCTTCATGAGCCCGCTCGACCACGGCAGCGCCGTCGCCACCGAGACCGCCCGCTTCGTCGCCGCCGTGCGGGACGCCGACCCGGCCCTGCCGGTGCCCGCCTGCCCGGGCTGGACGCTCGCCGACCTGGTCCGCCACGCCGGCAGCGTCCAGCGCTGGTTCACCGCGCTGCTCCGGCAGCGGATCCAGGAGCCGCCGCGCAGCCGCGACGTCGACCTGAAGCTGCCCGAGCAGACCGCGGACTACCCCGCCTGGCTGGCCGAGGCCGCCGCGGAGTCGGCCGCCACCTTCGCCGCCGGCGACCTGGACGCGCCGATGTGGGCCTGGGGTGCCGACCAGCACGCCCGGTTCTGGGTGCGCCGGATGCTGTTCGAGACCCTGGTGCACCGGGTCGACGCCGAGACGGCCCTCGGGCTGCCCGCCGAGATCGACCCGGAGCTGGCCGCCGACGGCGTGGCCGAGTTCCTCACCAACCTCCCGTTCGCCGCGCTGTTCGCACCCGACACCGCCAAGCTGCGCGGCGCCGACCGCACCCTCCGCTTCACCCGCACCGACGGCCCGGGCGACTGGCTGGTGCGGCTGCGCCCGGACGGCTTCGGCCTGGACGAGACCGCCGGGGCGGCGGAGGTCACCGCCGACGCCACCGTCCGGGCCACCGCCGCCGAGCTGCTGCTCGTCCTGTACGGGCGGCTCGACCGCACCGCCCCGGGCGTCGAACTCGCCGGTGACGCCGAACTGTTGGACCACTGGTTCGCCCACTCGGCGTTCTGAACCACCCCGGTCAGGGGGTGCGCAGCGCCTCGGTGAGGTAGCCCGCCGCCTCCACCACCGCCTGCGAGAGCCGGGCGCCGGGGTGGCGGGTGAGCCGTTCGATCGGGCCGGAGACGGAGACCGCGGCGACCACCCGGTTGCCCGGGCCCCGGACCGGCGCCGAGACGGAGGCCACCCCGGGCTCGCGCTCGCCGATCGACTGGGCCCACCCGCGCCGCCGCACCCCGCTCAGCGCGGTGGCGGTGAACCGGGCGCCCTGCAGGCCCCGGTGCAGGCGTTCGGGCTCCTCCCAGGCGAGCAGCACCTGGGCCGCCGAGCCCACCTTCATCGGCAGCGTGAGCCCGACCGGCACGGTGTCCCGCAGGCCGGAGAGCCGCTCCGCGACGGCCACGCAGATCCGCAGCTCGCCCTGCCGGCGGTAGAGCTGGGCGCTCTCCCCGGACAGGTCGCGCAGCCGGGTCAGGGTCGGCCCGGCCGCCGCCAGTAGGCGGTCCTCCCCGGCCGCGGCCGAGAGCTCGGCCAGCCGGGGCCCGAGCACGAAGCGGCCCTGCAGGTCGCGGCCGACCAGCCGGTGGTGCTCCAGCGCGACGGCCAGCCGGTGCGCCGTGGGCCGGGCCAGGCCGGTGGCCGTGACCAGGCCGCCCAGCGTGGTGGGGCCGGCCTCCAGGGTGCCGAGGATCGAGGTGACCTTGTCGAGCACGCCGACGCCGCTCGTGTTCTCCAGGAAGTCCAGGTTCGCCATGGACGGGGTACTCCAGTCTCAAGTGCCGTGAGCCGCAGGTGGGTTCGGCTCACGGAGGCTCCGGTGGCGGAGCCCGGGGTGGTCAGCGGGGACGGGCCGGAGAAGTCGGCCGGGGGCCTGCGCCGAGCACGAGACGGGTACGCGGAAGGGCCGGGACGGGAAGCGCCCGGGCGAAGGACAGCACTGAGAGCACCGTGTCTCCTCATCTTTCCCGCGCCACGTTGGCGACAGGCCGGAGTTGGCACTGCCCCCGGGCGGCACGGCGCGTACTTCGCACGCCGAGCTGGCCGGGGAGTTGCCGGGGCTTCGTAGGGCCGGTCCCTCCACCCCTCTGGATGATTCGCCAGGAACCATACAAGATCCCGTGCCCTGCTCGCCAAACCTTTCCGATCGGGCCCCGTCCGCCCAGGCCGCCGACCGCCCCCGGCCCGCCTCCCCGGCCGCTCCGCCCAGGCCGCCGGCCGCTCCGGCACCGGTCGCCCTCGGCTCTGCCCTCGGCGAATCTGCCCGGGGCAGAGAAACGGCCGCCGGGGCCCTCGGCGGGCCGAGAGTGGCACTGGGACGGCGGCCGACCGCCGTCCGCAGACGCTCCCGGAGGAGACCCGATGGCACCCCTCAGCCCGCTCCAGCCCCGCGCGGCGGACGGCGACACCCCGCCCAGCCGCTTCGACGACCACCTCGCCGCCCAGCTGCTCGCCCAGCGGATCGTCCTGCTCGGCACCCAGGTCGACGAGGTCTCGGCCAACCGGGTCTGCGCCCAGCTCCTGCTGCTCTCGGCGGAGGACCCGCGCAGCGACATCAGCCTGTACGTCAACAGCCCCGGCGGATCGGTCACGGCCGGCCTGGCCGTCTACGACACCATGCGGCTGATCCCGAACGACGTGTCCACCCTGGCCATGGGCTTCGCCGCCAGCATGGGCCAGTTCCTGCTCACCGTCGGCGCGCCCGGCAAGCGCTTCGCGCTGCCGAACGCGCGGATCATGATGCACCAGCCCTCGGCGGGCATCGGCGGCACCGCCTCCGACATCGAGATCCAGGCCGAGAACCTCGAGTACACCAAGCGCTCGATCGAGCGGATCACCGCCGAGCACACCGGCCAGACCCCGGAGACCATCGCCCGCGACGGCGACCGGGACCGCTGGTTCACCGCCGAACAGGCCAGGGAGTACGGGCTGGTGGACCGGGTGGTGGAGTCGCTCGCCGACATCCGCCCCGCCACCGCCCGCCGGAAGATGGGACTCTGACATGGGCTCGTACACCGTGCCGTACGTGATCGAGCGGACCTCGCAGGGCGAGCGCTCCTACGACGTGTTCAGCCGCCTGCTCAACGAGCGGATCGTCTTCCTGGGCACCGACATCGACGACGGCGTCGCCAACGTGGTGATCGCCCAGCTGCTCCATCTGGAGTCGGCCGATCCGGAGCGGGAGATCTCGATCTACCTCAACTCGCCCGGCGGATCGTTCACTTCGCTGATGGCCATCTACGACACGATGACCTTCGTGCAGGCCCCGATCTCCACCTTCTGCGTGGGCCAGGCCGCCTCCACCGCCGCCGTCCTGCTGGCCGGCGGCGACCCCGGGCGGCGGTTCGTGCTCCAGCACGCCCGCGTGCTGCTCGGCCAGCCGGCCACCGGCGGCCGGCAGGGGACGGTCTCCGACCTCAGCCTGGCGGCCAAGGAGATCGTCCGGATCCGCTCCCAAGTCGAGGAGGTG from Kitasatospora sp. MMS16-BH015 encodes:
- a CDS encoding DUF6585 family protein gives rise to the protein MSEHETTRALDERAHQQAEQASARAALGTHRAAYASMAAAQRGNARGIGIAAVVLGLLTLWAVLGGYPVLAAVPGLPFLMCLLGLASSRSSADRNQGARLDLFERGLTVATPDRSWAVRYAEATVLQHLVRHTQYGRTLRTTYAYLLTDTEGRSVVLRDGFGGRMDALALATMPKPELARDFAGAPEWGPAIQRAVTEARLPEALDRVRAGEKVQFGPLWLTRSEIGAREKAVPWTEVEDVQVKDGVVSIRVAGRWSSLATATVSTIPNFFVFQELAARLLAA
- a CDS encoding maleylpyruvate isomerase family mycothiol-dependent enzyme, which translates into the protein MSPLDHGSAVATETARFVAAVRDADPALPVPACPGWTLADLVRHAGSVQRWFTALLRQRIQEPPRSRDVDLKLPEQTADYPAWLAEAAAESAATFAAGDLDAPMWAWGADQHARFWVRRMLFETLVHRVDAETALGLPAEIDPELAADGVAEFLTNLPFAALFAPDTAKLRGADRTLRFTRTDGPGDWLVRLRPDGFGLDETAGAAEVTADATVRATAAELLLVLYGRLDRTAPGVELAGDAELLDHWFAHSAF
- a CDS encoding IclR family transcriptional regulator, which gives rise to MENTSGVGVLDKVTSILGTLEAGPTTLGGLVTATGLARPTAHRLAVALEHHRLVGRDLQGRFVLGPRLAELSAAAGEDRLLAAAGPTLTRLRDLSGESAQLYRRQGELRICVAVAERLSGLRDTVPVGLTLPMKVGSAAQVLLAWEEPERLHRGLQGARFTATALSGVRRRGWAQSIGEREPGVASVSAPVRGPGNRVVAAVSVSGPIERLTRHPGARLSQAVVEAAGYLTEALRTP
- a CDS encoding ClpP family protease, which codes for MAPLSPLQPRAADGDTPPSRFDDHLAAQLLAQRIVLLGTQVDEVSANRVCAQLLLLSAEDPRSDISLYVNSPGGSVTAGLAVYDTMRLIPNDVSTLAMGFAASMGQFLLTVGAPGKRFALPNARIMMHQPSAGIGGTASDIEIQAENLEYTKRSIERITAEHTGQTPETIARDGDRDRWFTAEQAREYGLVDRVVESLADIRPATARRKMGL
- a CDS encoding ClpP family protease, with the protein product MGSYTVPYVIERTSQGERSYDVFSRLLNERIVFLGTDIDDGVANVVIAQLLHLESADPEREISIYLNSPGGSFTSLMAIYDTMTFVQAPISTFCVGQAASTAAVLLAGGDPGRRFVLQHARVLLGQPATGGRQGTVSDLSLAAKEIVRIRSQVEEVLARHTHHDPAKLRADLDREKVLTAAEAVAYGLADEVLTRRVLPGR